The window TCGCAGCAACTCGAACCTgaagaggaggaggaagaggaCGAGCTTCCACCTTATTTGAATACCGAGTATTTAAGCCAAGCGGTAGTTCGCCCAGTAACCGCCGTTAATAAAATGAATGATATGGATTTATTGGAGGATAAGGAGGTCGATTACGATTACTTTGCCAGTAACGGCGGAAACAATCTGGATATTATTGAGGATTATGACATGGAGGACTTGTAATGTGTGTCAATCTGTGAGAACGAGAATGTTTACTAATCTAGTCAAATTGTTACCTTACGTAGTAATGCTACCgactaaatatattttttattaatataacgggtgatcattaaaaaaacctatCAGAAGGCGTAGGGCGTCGATGATGTCATTTGCTGTTTATATTGTGTTACACTATTTGGGGTTGTTAACACGGTGAAATTGCTCACTCTTCCCATTTTAAACTAACTGGGaataatattcatattttgttCAAGGCTTATACGAAATCCTTGTTAAAGTTTCGGTGACGAATTTGCCACTGTCTTAAAAACCTGATTTTATTACAATCACTGAGGCACGGAAGTTTTTGACTTACAATTTCAAAGGGTTGATTGAGATGTTACATATAGGTTTTAATTAAGTAAGATATATGCatcttttaatttatgtttcttttaTAATGGTTTCGTGGCAATAATGTAAGCATCGTTgcaaacaatttcaaaatcgGTTCTTAACCCTGCAGAatgcattaaattaaactgtACATTTTAGTTATGGtataaaaaagattaaatataaaaataaataatctcaAATGTATAACATATTTACCTACTGgaggattttttaatgatcatccTTTACTATGTAATATTCACTCTAGGCATATGTGATAACATTATTTTAGGGCTATTGATCTAAAAAAAAGCGTTGATTGCAAAGTCATTGCTACAGttataatatacaaatttggaacaatacCAAAACTACTGTTGTAGTAATTGACTTATTGAtggagaaaattttacttgGTAGAGTAATCATTAAGAACGCTCGTCTTTACTGGCCGCAGTATTTCGTCTAGTCATTTTTACTTCTGcaagtttcaaaatatttaacaccaTTCAGTTTGAGAAACCTGCATGTTATTCCTCCGAACTAAATTGATTATTACTATTTGTTTCACCCGATACTCGttactattattttatttttaatacttgttTATGTGctttcaagtttgaaatatACGTACATGGCTCTTGGTCACACTTTTGCATTTCTGGGAAAAAATGACAAGGATTTATGATCACGATTATTAATTTGGTACCTACTCGTAAAAGGATATATAAAGGAATGAATATGACTACTAAAAGACCACGAGCTGGTAAAAAATACAGTTCAATATTGCATGCTCGTATAAATTATTTGTACTTATTAAAATCCTGGACAGAATTGCTATGGAATATATCAGCATGTTATAAACTAACTCCTTTGTATGGCACAATGAATTGTGGtatacttaattaaatttggaaaaaaacagaagttttatgattttatgtaTGAGATCAGCAAggcgataataataattgtggaATTCTTAATTTTAGTCTAATTTGACTCATGTGGAAAAGTGGAATCCACAATAGTTTTCTCATTCATGCTGTTGGCACATACATACCAAATCTTAGTCATTTAAGTCAATTGAAATTTCCGTTATTTGGATGAAGTTCAATTGTATTTACTGTTTGAGaattaggaaaaattgaaagacattgataatttaataaatatatacttatattttaaaacttaacaaATAGCAGCACCTCAAATTACATAATGAATGATAACTATTCATTTGACAAAATTCTATATAGTATTTATGGCTACCATGCTAAATACAACTTTACTTATGTTTTGAAAGATTGTAGAAACAACAATAGAAACAAATGTTCTACACATCTAATTTTATGAGATAATTCTATACTGTCATGATTAAAACATGagatttattaacaaaaacaaagattTACATTGAGTGCTAAAATTCACAATGTACtcaataaacataataatagaaaataccAAACTCTTCAGACccaaataaaatgttcttaTTATGATTTGTTCTGCTTATTTGTAGTACTACTTATGACTTTCTCTTTGATGTTTTTAATGCTTTCTTTAGATTCTTTGACAGTGGAAACTAAACtatcctttttttctttgatacCTTCTTTGGTGTCTTTCACTGTTTGTTGAATATTGTGCACTGTCTCCATCAAATTTTCTCGCGTCTCTTTCATGCCCTCTTTAGTTTCAGCATAAATCTCCTTCAATCTCTCTTTAGAGGGCATAGGTTTAATGTATCCCCACTTAGTTAAATAAGTGATTGATATAGTGGTTCCTCCTAAGGTGACTGTGTAGCGTACTGGTGTGGTGATTTTGTATAAACCATAGGCAATTGCCACATATCCCATGCTTGAGTTCCTCATTGTATTTACAATTGTATCACTCACATGTATGGTTTCCAGTAATGCAGGAACATCAACACCACTGTAAGcataaaatagttaaaaaaatttgaggataaaagttatttaatccTTCAGTTAAAGTAAAAAAGGCATGCTATTGATTTTTTGGCAAAACTGGAACCAAAATAAGGTCCTGGCTTTTCGCATGATCACCTATTTTGCTAGGACACCTTTAGAGAAGACACCATACACACAATCAATGTTTTAACTCACCTACTAGCAAGGTAATAAAAACTCCCAAACCAAGCTGCTGAGGTAACCAAATGTACTGGTACCAGAACATACCAGTAATCCCTATACATTTGCTTAAACCTTTGGAACAAagacaactttttttcatctttGTTTGCCCCTTGTTCTTCAGTATTTCTGTTAGTTGTGGAATTATACCTTGTAACGTTATATGAAGAACAGCTGTTCACTTTGCATGACAAGAATTTTGTATTGCTGCATGTTGCTAGGTGGTTGTGATAAGTTAAATTAGACTTTGACAATGCAAAGCAATGATAACGATGCAATGAGCCTTTTGCTATAACTCTTTGCCTTAAACAGGAAATTATAAGCGTTCTGGGGAGTACTAAAGACATGTTCTGTGCTTTACTAGACCTCAAAAGTCAAgcaatgaatatatttttgctcaattttaCAAACAAATTAGAAGGATATTATATAAAACTTATTGAGAGCATTCGAGATTTTCACTGATGTAGACGTTGATACTACttttatattgaataaaaaataatatattaaatattttaggatATATAAAATCAGCAATTGATTCGGCattacgaaaaaataaaaactttggTTATGTTATgattaatgtttaaaattacgGTCATAGCAGCTCTGACAGTTTAATTATAGAAATGTCACATCAATGACTTTTGAATATATGTCTGTCTTTATTCAGCTCaaaaaggataaaaaaaaGAGATGGCGCCTGCACATAATACTTTCTCACAAtcaattgtttattttgtttgttg of the Euwallacea fornicatus isolate EFF26 chromosome 9, ASM4011564v1, whole genome shotgun sequence genome contains:
- the LOC136341146 gene encoding uncharacterized protein C18orf19 homolog A-like is translated as MSLVLPRTLIISCLRQRVIAKGSLHRYHCFALSKSNLTYHNHLATCSNTKFLSCKVNSCSSYNVTRYNSTTNRNTEEQGANKDEKKLSLFQRFKQMYRDYWYVLVPVHLVTSAAWFGSFYYLASSGVDVPALLETIHVSDTIVNTMRNSSMGYVAIAYGLYKITTPVRYTVTLGGTTISITYLTKWGYIKPMPSKERLKEIYAETKEGMKETRENLMETVHNIQQTVKDTKEGIKEKKDSLVSTVKESKESIKNIKEKVISSTTNKQNKS